Proteins encoded by one window of Helicobacter sp. 11S03491-1:
- a CDS encoding polyprenyl synthetase family protein, translating to MDINFYQKTCLEFEEFLMQSCPKIEGFHPYFERAFWEMMLNGGKRFRPKLLLSIVCAYNPSLSKNAFLPALALECLHTYSLIHDDLPAMDNANLRRGHPTLHKLYDEAGAILVGDGLNTYAFYLLSQARLDNGVKIRLISELSNNGGIGGMVIGQAMDCYFENQTLEISKLKIIHHNKTAKLIATSLKMGAIIANLAQNTIEMFYEFGIDLGLYFQIRDDVIDATQSEIQAGKTTQNDKEKNSYVNLLGLEGARKHAKDLQENILKKLENMTEGARVCLNDLLGEYFKEGVR from the coding sequence ATGGATATAAATTTTTATCAAAAAACTTGCTTGGAATTTGAAGAATTTTTGATGCAATCTTGTCCAAAAATAGAAGGATTTCATCCCTACTTTGAACGCGCATTTTGGGAAATGATGTTAAATGGAGGTAAGCGATTTCGTCCTAAGCTTTTATTGAGTATAGTTTGTGCTTATAACCCTTCTTTGAGTAAAAATGCTTTTTTACCGGCGCTTGCTTTGGAATGTTTGCACACTTATTCCCTCATTCATGATGATTTGCCTGCAATGGATAATGCAAATTTGAGACGAGGACACCCTACGCTCCATAAACTTTATGATGAGGCAGGCGCGATACTGGTAGGAGATGGGTTGAATACTTATGCTTTTTATCTCCTCAGCCAAGCTCGACTTGATAATGGGGTCAAAATCAGGCTTATTTCAGAGCTTTCAAATAATGGAGGGATTGGGGGCATGGTTATAGGGCAGGCAATGGATTGTTATTTTGAAAATCAAACTCTTGAGATCTCCAAACTCAAGATAATCCATCATAACAAAACAGCCAAACTTATTGCTACGAGTCTGAAGATGGGAGCTATCATTGCAAATCTTGCGCAAAATACTATAGAGATGTTTTATGAATTTGGGATTGATTTGGGGCTTTATTTTCAGATACGTGATGATGTCATTGATGCAACTCAATCTGAAATACAAGCAGGCAAAACTACCCAAAATGACAAAGAAAAAAATAGTTATGTAAATTTGCTTGGATTAGAGGGGGCAAGGAAGCACGCCAAAGATCTTCAAGAAAATATTTTAAAAAAACTGGAAAATATGACTGAAGGGGCAAGGGTTTGTCTGAATGATTTGTTGGGAGAGTATTTCAAAGAAGGAGTGAGATGA
- the surE gene encoding 5'/3'-nucleotidase SurE, which yields MKKILLTNDDGYDSRGLLALKEALCEVAEILVVAPCNEKSACGHGLTLTKPLKLVKVDDNFYKLDDGTPADCIYLALNTICKEGFLPDLVISGINLGSNMGEDITYSGTAAGAMEGVIQGVPSIAISQAMRDKDLMSAFDFALAKQSILEIVDKIFKNQFPLCGRKFLNINVPQIDPSQSKGYQITQKGYRLYGNEAHLNRNPRGQKYYWLGLHPLAWNEREFPKDMISDFAAVHQGYVSVTPITLDMTSYEDIKSLKSWLK from the coding sequence ATGAAAAAAATATTACTTACTAATGATGATGGTTATGATTCCAGAGGGTTATTAGCCCTTAAAGAAGCGCTTTGTGAGGTTGCTGAGATACTTGTTGTCGCCCCTTGTAATGAAAAATCTGCTTGTGGGCATGGATTGACATTAACAAAACCTCTAAAACTTGTAAAAGTTGATGATAATTTTTATAAATTAGATGATGGTACACCTGCAGATTGTATTTATCTGGCGCTCAATACAATTTGCAAAGAAGGGTTTTTGCCTGATTTAGTCATATCCGGAATCAATTTGGGTTCTAATATGGGGGAGGATATTACTTACTCAGGGACAGCTGCAGGAGCTATGGAAGGTGTTATACAGGGGGTCCCTTCCATTGCTATTTCTCAAGCAATGCGAGATAAAGATTTGATGAGTGCTTTTGATTTTGCTTTGGCAAAACAAAGCATTCTTGAGATAGTAGATAAGATTTTTAAAAATCAATTTCCTCTTTGTGGGCGAAAATTTTTGAATATAAATGTCCCTCAAATTGATCCATCACAATCCAAGGGTTATCAAATCACTCAAAAAGGATATCGACTTTATGGCAATGAGGCTCATCTCAATCGCAATCCTAGAGGACAAAAATACTATTGGTTAGGGCTTCATCCACTTGCTTGGAATGAAAGAGAATTTCCCAAAGATATGATTTCTGATTTTGCTGCTGTGCATCAAGGTTATGTGTCTGTTACACCCATTACATTGGACATGACAAGCTATGAAGATATAAAATCTTTAAAATCTTGGTTAAAATAA